GTCCGTGCCGAACCGGTCACGGAGGTCGGCGGCCCACTCCTCGAGGCCCGGCACCGGGTCGGCGCCGAGGTCGGCGAGCAGCGCGGCCCCGCGCACGGCGGCCTCGTGGGCGTAGGCCTGCACCTCGCTGAGCGAGATCGGCGCCTCGGCCAGTCGGCCGTCGGCGAACTGGATGCTGTCGTGGCTGTCCTTCCAGCCCTGGTTGGACAGTCCCTCCCCCGTGTGGTCGACGTAGGTCAGCCAGCCGGACCCGGCAGCCTGGGCGAGCACCCACTCGAGGCAGGCGCGCGCCGCGGGGACGAGCGCCCGCACCTCGTCGCGGTCCGCACCCCATGCCAGGGCGTCGGCCAGGACGCACACGAAGAGCGGCGTCGCGTCCACCGTGCCGTAGTAGAGCGGGGGCAGTCGCTGCTCGCCGAGGTCGAGGACCTGGCCCCGGACCTCGTGGAGGATCTTGCCCGGCTGCTCCTCGGTGGCCGGGTCGTCGACGCGGCCCTGCCGGCGCGCGAGCACCCGCAGCGTCGAGAGCGCGAGGCCCGTGTCGAGCGGGAGCAGCATCCGGGCCGCCCAGAGCGAGTCGCGCCCGAAGAGGGTCAGGAACCACGGGCTGCCGGCGGCGAGGAACGCGTCGCCGTCGTCGTCGAGCAGCAGGCCCGCGAGGTCGTCGAGCCCCTGGCGCACCACCCGCACGAGGCGTACGTCGTGGGCGTCCACGTCGGCCGACCACGGTGCCGGTCGACCACTGCCGAACAGGCCGGGCACCGAGGTGGTGGCACGCAGCGAGACCACCTGCGGCACGCCGCGCTCGAGCTCGAGGTGCCAGGTCAGCCGTCCCGCACCGGCGTCGACGTCCGGGCGGGCGTCACCGTCCTCGGCGGCGACCCGCACCGATCCCTCGGGGCCCTCCCAGGCCAGCCCGGAGCCGGCGGCGGTCGCCGCGAGCGGCTCGGTCGCGCGGCCCTGCTTGACGTGGGGCATCGCGGCGAGGTCGGTGCCGAGGTCGACGTGGAGCACGACCGCGACCGGGTCGGGGGCGGTGGACAGGAAGGTGAGCTCCTCCCTCAGCCCGTCCGCCGCGAGGACGCGCACGCGGTCGATCCGGACGGTCGGGTCGGCGATCGAGAGGTCACCCAGGGACCGGGCGAGGTAGGTGAAGGCGTGCCGGGCGGCACCTCGGTTCTCGGCGCGGACCAGGTCGAGGTCGGACCCCGCGACCGACACCTCCCAGCGGTCGAGCAGGCGCGTGTCGGCGACGTACCAGCCGCTCACCCCACCGCGGCGCAGCTGGCCGTCGGGCGAGCCGAGCAGCACCCCCGGGGCCGCCACGCACGACGCCAGGTCGTGCAGCAGCGGCTGCAGGGACGGCGCCCCCGCAGGGGTTGTCGTGGGCGCGATGTCGTGTGTAGCCTCCGTCACACCGCGGATTTTATCGCTAAACATCGGTCGGTCCGCAACCCCGCCCACGAGCCGAGAGGAGACCACGGTGCCCACCCCCACCGGACGCGGACCGGTCCCCCACGGCCACGTGACGCTCAGCGACGTCGCCCGCTTCGTCGGCGTGTCGGCGCAGTCGGTGTCCAACGCGCTCAACAACCCCGGGCGGGTCGCGCCCGAGACCCGCGCGAAGATCCTCGCCGCGGTCGAGGAGCTCGGCTACCGCCCCAACCGCTCCGCGCGCGCCCTGCGCAACCAGCGCTCGCGGCTGATCGGCATCCGCGTCGAGCCCTCGCGCGACGACCGCGCGGCGCTGCTCTTCGACCAGTTCCTCCACGCCCTCGCCGAGTCGGCCGCCGCCACCGGCTGCCACCTGATCCTCTGCCAGGCCGACGGCGAGGACAACGAGGTCGCGGCCTACCGCGAGCTCCTCAGCACCACCTCGGTCGACGCCTTCGTGCTCACCGGGGCCCACCGGGGGGACTCCCGCGTCGCCGCGCTGCGCGACGTCGGGGTGCCCTTCGCCATGTTCGGTCGCTCCTGGGACGGCGATGCCGACCTCGCCTGGGCAGACGTCGACGGACGGGCGGGGCTCCACGCCGCCACCGCCCACGTCGCCGCCCAGGGGCACCGGCGGATCGCCCACGTCGGCTGGCCCGAGGAGTCCGACACCGGTCGCGACCGTCGGGCCGGCTGGCGCGAGGCGTGCGCCGACCTCGGCCTCGCCGACGACCTGCTCGAGGAGGTCGCCGACGACTTCGACCAGGCCCGGGCCGCCGCCCACCGGCTCCTCGACCTGGCCGATCCCGCGACGGCGATCACCTGCTCGTCCGACACCCTCGCCCTCGGCGTGCTGCGCGCGCTGGCCGACCGCGGCCTGCGCGCCGGCGCCGACGTGGCGGTCACCGGGTTCGACAACTCCCCGGCCGCCGCCCTCACCACCCCCGGCCTCACCAGCCTGCGCCAGCCGCTCGAGCAGGTCGCGCAGGACCTCGTCACCGCGATCGAGGAGCTCATCCACGGCGCGGAGGCCCCCCAGCAGACCCTGCTCCAGCCGGAGCTCGTCGTCCGCGAGTCGAGCCTGCGCGGCCCGGCCACGGGCGGCACCCATCCCACCCCCGCCTCCTGAGGAGACACCATGTTGCGCCTGCCCGGCCACCGCGCCGTACCCGCCCTCGCCCTGGCCCTCGCCACGTCGCTGACCCTCGCGGCCTGCGGCGGCGGTGGCTTCGAGGACTCCGAGGGGTCAGGGGGATCCTCGTCGGACGGCGGCGACGGCGGCCCGCTGAAGGTGCTCATCGGCTCCTCCGGCGAGGCCGAGACCAAGGCCGTCGAGGAGGCCGTCGCCGCGTGGGCGGAGGAGAACGGCACCGAGGCGTCGGTCCAGGCCGCGACCGACCTCCCGCAGGAGCTCAGCCAGGGGTTCACCTCCAACAACCCGCCGGACGTCTTCTACGTCTCGACCGACACCCTGGCGGGCTTCGCCGCCAACGGCTCGCTGCTGGCCTACGGCGACCAGCTCGACAACGCCGACGACTTCTACCCCACGCTGGTCGACGCGTTCACCGTCGACGGCGACTTCTACTGCGCCCCGAAGGACTTCTCGACCCTCGGCCTGGTCATCAACACCCGGCTCTGGGAGGAGGCGGGGCTGACCGACGCCGACGTCCCGACCACCTGGGACGAGCTCGCCTCGGTCGCGAAGACCCTGACGAAGGGCGACACCGTCGGCCTCGCCTTCGGCCCGGAGTACCAGCGGGTGGGGTCCTTCTTCCCGCAGGCCGGCGGCTCGATGGTGAGCGACGACGGCGCCGAGGCCACGGTCGACAGCCCGGAGAACCTCGAGGCGCTCGAGTTCGTCCAGTCGATGATGCAGGACGGCGTGGCGTCCTACTCCTCCACCCTCGGCGCCGGCTGGGGCGGCGAGGCGTTCGGCAAGGAGATGGCCGCGATGACGATCGAGGGCAACTGGATCGCCGGAGCGATGGAGAACGACTTCCCCGACGTCGACTACACGGTCGCCGAGCTCCCCGAGGGCCCGGCCGGCAAGGGCACGCTCGCCTTCACCAACTGCTGGGGCATCGCCGCCCAGAGCGGCAGCACCGACGACGCGGTGTCGCTCGTCGAGCACCTCACGTCGGTGGACCAGCAGCTCGCCTTCGCCGACGCCTTCGGCGTGATCCCGTCGGTCCAGAGCGCCGCGGAGCAGTACGCCGCCGACCGCCCCGGGTTCGAGCCGTTCGTGGCGGGCGCGGAGTACGCCCAGAACCCGCCGTCGCAGGAGGGCGCCGCTGACGTGATCAGCGACTTCAACGCCCAGCTCGAGGGGCTGCAGGACGGCGACCCGCAGGCCATCCTCGAGTCGGTCCAGCAGTCGATGCAGGCCGTCGTCGGGCAGTGAGCGCCTCGTCGATCCGCCGGGGGCAGACGCGGGACGGCTGGCTGTTCGTCTCCCCCGCGATGCTGCTCCTGGCGGTCTTCCTGCTCTTCCCGGTCCTGATGGCGCTCTGGGTGAGCGTCTCGGACTGGCGGGGCGTGGGCAGCCCGTTCTCCTCCGACGTCGGATTCGTCGGCGCGGACAACTACGCCAACATCCTCAGCGGCGGCAGCCTGCAGCAGCGCGACTTCGGCACGGCGATGCGCAACAACGTCTACTACGTGCTGTTCGTCGTGCCGCTGCAGACCGCGGCGGCGCTGGGCCTGGCGGTGCTGGTGCACGCGAAGGCGCTGAAGGGTCGCGGGTTCTTCCGCACCGCGTTCTACTTCCCGTCGGTGACCAGCGCGGTGGCGATCACGGTGCTGTGGCTGTTCCTCTTCAACTCCTCGGGCGCGGTCAACGCGATCCTCGGCTGGGTCGGCATCGACGGCCCCAACTGGTTCGGCGACGCCCGCGGGATCTTCCACACCGCGCTCGGTGCCGTCGGGATCGACGCCCCCGCGTTCCTCACCGACCACCGCACCCTCGGCATCAGCTGGTGGGAGTGGCTGGCCGGCCCGTCGTTCGCGATGTCCGCCTTCATCCTGCTGGCGGTCTTCACCACCTCGGGCACCTTCATGCTGCTGTTCATCGCGGCCCTCAACAACATCGGCGACGGGGTCGAGGAGGCCGGCATGGTCGACGGGGCCAACGGGTGGCAGCGGTTCTGGCACCTCACCCTGCCGATGCTGCGCCCCACGATGTTCACCGTGCTCACGCTCGGCCTGATCGGCACGTGGCAGGTGTTCGACCAGATCTACACCGGCACCCAGGGCGGCCCCGCGAAGACCACCCTCACCCCGGCGTACCTCTCGTTCCAGACCTCGTTCAACTCCCAGCGGTGGGGGGAGGGCGCGGCGATCGCCTTCATCCTCTTCGCCATCATCGTCGTCCTCACGCTGCTCCAGCGCTGGGCGCTGCGGGAGAAGTCATGACCGCGCGTCGTCCGGCGTGGTGGCTCTACGCCCTCCTGGTCCTGCTCGCCGTCGTCTACGTGATGCCGTTCCTCATCCAGGTCGCCACGTCGTTCAAGACCGAGCCGGACGCGGCGGCCCACCCGATCTCGCTGGTGCCGCAGACCTTCACCACCGCGGCCTACGCCCAGCTGCTCGGCGGCGAGGCGTTCCCGCTGTGGTTCCGCAACTCCGTCGTGGTGACCCTCTGCGTCACGGTCGGCCGGGTCTTCTTCGACTCCCTCGCCGGCTACGCCCTGGCCCGGATCCACTTCCGCGGGCGCGCCCTGATGTTCGCGATCCTGGTGGGCGTGATGGCGGTGCCCAACGTGGTGCTGCTGATCCCCAAGTTCCTGGTCATCAACCAGCTCCAGATCTACAACTCGATGCCCGGGCTGATCGTGCCGCTGCTCGTCGACGCGGCCGGGATCTTCATCATGAAGAACTTCTTCGAGTCGATCCCGCAGTCGGTCGAGGAGCAGGCGCGCATCGACGGCGCGAGCACCTTCCGCCTGTTCTGGTCCGTCGTGCTGCCGATGGCGCGTCCGGCGCTGGTGACGATCGTGATCCTCTCCTTCCAGGGCTCCTGGAACGAGCTGAGCCACTTCATCGTCGCGGCCAACGACCCCGAGCTGACCAACCTCACCAAGGGCGTCGCCCAGCTCGCGTCCAACCAGCTCGGCCAGGGCACGAAGTACCCGCTCAAGCTGGCCGCGGCCGCACTGATGACGATCCCCGTGGCGCTGGTCTTTCTCGTCGCACAGAAGCGGATCATGAACACGAGCGCGGGTGCCGTGAAGGGCTGATGCAACCGGCCCGCCTCCCCACGGGTCGTCATGGCGGGAGCAGACGACGCGGTGGGAAGGTGGGCCATGGCCCGGGCGCGAGGGGTGGCGAGCGGGGTGGACCGCGTGCAGGAGGTCTACGCGACCTCCTACCGCCGCCTCGTGGGCCAGCTCACCGGCGTGACCGGCGACCCGGTCGAGGCCGAGGACGTGGTGATGGAGGCCTTCGCCCGTGCGGTGAACTCCTCCCGCTCGTTCCTCGCCGCCGACAACCCCGAGGCATGGCTGCGGACCGTGGCGGTCAACGTCTCGCGCACCCGCTGGCGGCGGTCCCGCTTCTTCCGCGACGTCAGCCACCGCCTCGTCGCGGAGGAGGCCTACGCCGACCTGCCGGAGGACCGGATCGTGCTGCTGGCCGCGCTGCGCCGGCTGCCGGCCGCACAGCGCGAGGCGATCGCGCTGCACCACCTCGCCGACCTGCCGGTCCACGAGGTGGCCGAGGCCGTCGGCGCGCCGGTCGGGACCGTCAAGGCGCGGCTCGCCCGCGGGCGCACGACCCTGGCGGCGCTGCTCGCGGAGCCCGACCCCGAGAGGAGCACCCGATGAGCCTGCCCACCGACCTGCCCCACGCCGTCGCCGAGCGGGCGCCGCAGCCCGGGTTCGACGAGGTGCTGGACCGGGCCCGGACGGCTCGTCGGCGACGTCGTCGGACCGCCGGGGCGTACGCCGCCGCGGCCGTCGCCATGGCGGGCGCCGTCGCGGCCGTGGTCCTGCTGCCCGGCTCCACGCCGGTCGACCCGGCGCCCGCCCCGTCGCCCACTCCCCTGACCGGGGAGGTCGACGACCGGCTGCCGGCCGCGGTGCGCGGCCTGGTCGAGGCGGACCGCGCGGACGTCTTCGCCGTGTCGGCCTCGGGCGACGCGGTCGCCGCGCTGTGGGCGAACTGCTCGGGCGAGGCCGGTGCGAACGGCTGCCGCTCGGCAGTCACGGTGCGCGAGGGCTCCGACGTCGCGGGCGTGCTGCTCGACGGCGACGTCCGCGCCCTGCAGCCGGTGCCGGGTGGCTGGCTCGTGGAGCAGGCGACCGGCCCGCTCGTCCTCGACCCCGACGGCCGCCTGCAGCCGCTGGTCGACACCGGTCCCGGCAACGACCGCTCCGCGCGGGGCGACACCGCCGTCACCGTCGGCGGCGCGGTCCGGCTGCTGCGTGGCACCACGCTGGTCGACGTCCCGGTCCCACCCGGCACCACCCGTCTCTGGGGGGCCCACGTGACCTTCACGGGTCGGCTCGCGGTCGTGGTCGACCTCGAGGACGGCGGCTCGGAGGTCGCGGTGTCCGACGACTTCGGTGCGACCTGGTCCGCCGGCACCACCGAGCGCGCCGACGCGACGACCGGCCGGGTGCTCGCGGGCGACGGCGACCGCCTCGTCCTGGTCGACCTCGGCGACGACCGGTCCACCGGCGAGGTGCCGCTGCTGGACGTCCGGACCTCGCGGGACGGCGGCGCGACCTGGCAGGAGGCGCACGGCCTCGGCTGGGGTGGCGGCCCCGACCGGGCGTGGCAGCTGCCTCGCGACCTGTCGGGCGTCGCGGTCGCACCGGACGGCACGACGTTCCTCACGACCGCGTCCCACCACCTCGTCCGGATCGACCTCGACGGCAACGCGCTGCCGACCCAGCTGTCGTCCTACGACCGCGGCGTGACCGAGACGCCGGACGGCGTCTGCGTGCTCACCGAGCGCGGCAGGCGCGACCAGCTGGCCTGCTCGGCCGACGGCGGCACCACGTGGGAGCCCCGCGCCGTGCCGGGCCTGCGGTGAGGCGGGCCCATCCTCGGGTCGTCAGACGACCCATCCGACGTTGTCCGCGACCAGGTCGGCCGCGGGGTAGACCCCGCGCAGCTCGCGGCGTCGCTCGAGCAGGCTCACCACGTCGCCGACGTTGCGGTCGGCGAGCTGACGGCGTCGCTCCATCTCCTCGGCCAGCTTGTCCTCGTCCACCATGACGATCCCCTTTGCGTCACCTGGGGCGACTGTTCCGCCCCCACTGATTGGATCGTTCCAAGCATGGGCTACGCAAGGGTTCCGGGAGTGTTAACTCCACGAAAACTCAGATCACGTGAGAGGTCTTCTCGCGCACGTGCAGCCGCGCGGACACCAGCAGGATCGCCACGCCTGCCAGCGACAGGACCAGTCCGACGAGCGCCGGGGCGCGCAGGCCCCACCCGGCCGCGATCACGACCCCGCCGAGCCACGCGCCGAGCGCGTTGGCGATGTTGAGCGAGGCGTGGTTCATCGCCGCGCCCAGGGTCTGGGCGTCGCCGGCGACGTCCATCAGCCGCAGCTGGAGGTTGACCACCAGC
This region of Nocardioides palaemonis genomic DNA includes:
- a CDS encoding glycogen debranching N-terminal domain-containing protein → MTEATHDIAPTTTPAGAPSLQPLLHDLASCVAAPGVLLGSPDGQLRRGGVSGWYVADTRLLDRWEVSVAGSDLDLVRAENRGAARHAFTYLARSLGDLSIADPTVRIDRVRVLAADGLREELTFLSTAPDPVAVVLHVDLGTDLAAMPHVKQGRATEPLAATAAGSGLAWEGPEGSVRVAAEDGDARPDVDAGAGRLTWHLELERGVPQVVSLRATTSVPGLFGSGRPAPWSADVDAHDVRLVRVVRQGLDDLAGLLLDDDGDAFLAAGSPWFLTLFGRDSLWAARMLLPLDTGLALSTLRVLARRQGRVDDPATEEQPGKILHEVRGQVLDLGEQRLPPLYYGTVDATPLFVCVLADALAWGADRDEVRALVPAARACLEWVLAQAAGSGWLTYVDHTGEGLSNQGWKDSHDSIQFADGRLAEAPISLSEVQAYAHEAAVRGAALLADLGADPVPGLEEWAADLRDRFGTDFWVDAADGGHVAVALDRDGARVDSVASNMGHLLGTGVLGADATARVADLLADPSLDAGFGLRTLSSRSPRFSTLSYHGGTVWPHDTAIAVRGLAAEGRYEEAGALAAGLVRASEFFDHRLPELYGGDAADDVAQPTAYPAACRPQAWAAAAPVACLVALGGVRTDPATRTLSHPARTTGALGGWTLRGLRLGPDAFDLSVDPDGRVSITLPPGSPLVVEVRAADA
- a CDS encoding LacI family DNA-binding transcriptional regulator; this translates as MPTPTGRGPVPHGHVTLSDVARFVGVSAQSVSNALNNPGRVAPETRAKILAAVEELGYRPNRSARALRNQRSRLIGIRVEPSRDDRAALLFDQFLHALAESAAATGCHLILCQADGEDNEVAAYRELLSTTSVDAFVLTGAHRGDSRVAALRDVGVPFAMFGRSWDGDADLAWADVDGRAGLHAATAHVAAQGHRRIAHVGWPEESDTGRDRRAGWREACADLGLADDLLEEVADDFDQARAAAHRLLDLADPATAITCSSDTLALGVLRALADRGLRAGADVAVTGFDNSPAAALTTPGLTSLRQPLEQVAQDLVTAIEELIHGAEAPQQTLLQPELVVRESSLRGPATGGTHPTPAS
- a CDS encoding extracellular solute-binding protein — translated: MLRLPGHRAVPALALALATSLTLAACGGGGFEDSEGSGGSSSDGGDGGPLKVLIGSSGEAETKAVEEAVAAWAEENGTEASVQAATDLPQELSQGFTSNNPPDVFYVSTDTLAGFAANGSLLAYGDQLDNADDFYPTLVDAFTVDGDFYCAPKDFSTLGLVINTRLWEEAGLTDADVPTTWDELASVAKTLTKGDTVGLAFGPEYQRVGSFFPQAGGSMVSDDGAEATVDSPENLEALEFVQSMMQDGVASYSSTLGAGWGGEAFGKEMAAMTIEGNWIAGAMENDFPDVDYTVAELPEGPAGKGTLAFTNCWGIAAQSGSTDDAVSLVEHLTSVDQQLAFADAFGVIPSVQSAAEQYAADRPGFEPFVAGAEYAQNPPSQEGAADVISDFNAQLEGLQDGDPQAILESVQQSMQAVVGQ
- a CDS encoding carbohydrate ABC transporter permease, which gives rise to MSASSIRRGQTRDGWLFVSPAMLLLAVFLLFPVLMALWVSVSDWRGVGSPFSSDVGFVGADNYANILSGGSLQQRDFGTAMRNNVYYVLFVVPLQTAAALGLAVLVHAKALKGRGFFRTAFYFPSVTSAVAITVLWLFLFNSSGAVNAILGWVGIDGPNWFGDARGIFHTALGAVGIDAPAFLTDHRTLGISWWEWLAGPSFAMSAFILLAVFTTSGTFMLLFIAALNNIGDGVEEAGMVDGANGWQRFWHLTLPMLRPTMFTVLTLGLIGTWQVFDQIYTGTQGGPAKTTLTPAYLSFQTSFNSQRWGEGAAIAFILFAIIVVLTLLQRWALREKS
- a CDS encoding carbohydrate ABC transporter permease, yielding MTARRPAWWLYALLVLLAVVYVMPFLIQVATSFKTEPDAAAHPISLVPQTFTTAAYAQLLGGEAFPLWFRNSVVVTLCVTVGRVFFDSLAGYALARIHFRGRALMFAILVGVMAVPNVVLLIPKFLVINQLQIYNSMPGLIVPLLVDAAGIFIMKNFFESIPQSVEEQARIDGASTFRLFWSVVLPMARPALVTIVILSFQGSWNELSHFIVAANDPELTNLTKGVAQLASNQLGQGTKYPLKLAAAALMTIPVALVFLVAQKRIMNTSAGAVKG
- a CDS encoding sigma-70 family RNA polymerase sigma factor, with protein sequence MDRVQEVYATSYRRLVGQLTGVTGDPVEAEDVVMEAFARAVNSSRSFLAADNPEAWLRTVAVNVSRTRWRRSRFFRDVSHRLVAEEAYADLPEDRIVLLAALRRLPAAQREAIALHHLADLPVHEVAEAVGAPVGTVKARLARGRTTLAALLAEPDPERSTR
- a CDS encoding sialidase family protein; this translates as MSLPTDLPHAVAERAPQPGFDEVLDRARTARRRRRRTAGAYAAAAVAMAGAVAAVVLLPGSTPVDPAPAPSPTPLTGEVDDRLPAAVRGLVEADRADVFAVSASGDAVAALWANCSGEAGANGCRSAVTVREGSDVAGVLLDGDVRALQPVPGGWLVEQATGPLVLDPDGRLQPLVDTGPGNDRSARGDTAVTVGGAVRLLRGTTLVDVPVPPGTTRLWGAHVTFTGRLAVVVDLEDGGSEVAVSDDFGATWSAGTTERADATTGRVLAGDGDRLVLVDLGDDRSTGEVPLLDVRTSRDGGATWQEAHGLGWGGGPDRAWQLPRDLSGVAVAPDGTTFLTTASHHLVRIDLDGNALPTQLSSYDRGVTETPDGVCVLTERGRRDQLACSADGGTTWEPRAVPGLR